One Acaryochloris marina S15 DNA segment encodes these proteins:
- a CDS encoding rod shape-determining protein: MGLLGVFSPDIGIDLGTANTLVYVRGKGIVIRQPTVIARDSENQSILACGHQAQLLEGRQPANVIVSYPLREGVITDIDVAFQLLQQVLDQGLGRKPLFPPRLTLAIPNGATNIERRALQDIAEQAGAKDISIIDEAIAAAIGADLPIDKPLGNMIVDIGGGTTEVAVISLFGVVNSQSIRVAGTHMDDTIRQSLKRNYGLLIGLQTAQAIKHKLGSALIHPQWDIEEMEVGGRSSQSGLPKQLNLEGSQVRDMLQKEFALIVNTVQQTLEKLSPELVSDIYTNGIMLCGGGALLRGLDRLISQETGIFVHVAPKPLDCVALGIGKILEDRQRWDRVFISSAD; encoded by the coding sequence GTGGGATTATTAGGAGTTTTCTCCCCCGATATTGGCATAGATTTGGGAACGGCTAATACGTTGGTGTACGTCAGGGGAAAAGGTATTGTCATCCGCCAACCTACTGTTATTGCTAGGGACTCAGAAAACCAGTCGATCTTAGCTTGCGGACATCAAGCCCAACTCTTAGAGGGGCGACAGCCAGCTAACGTTATAGTCAGCTACCCACTGCGCGAAGGCGTCATTACGGACATAGACGTTGCCTTTCAGTTATTGCAACAGGTTTTAGATCAAGGATTAGGACGCAAGCCACTTTTTCCTCCTCGTTTGACCTTGGCGATTCCAAACGGAGCCACAAATATTGAACGACGGGCTCTTCAAGATATAGCTGAACAAGCTGGTGCAAAAGACATCTCAATTATTGATGAAGCGATCGCTGCAGCCATCGGTGCAGACCTGCCCATCGATAAACCGCTTGGAAATATGATTGTTGATATTGGTGGGGGTACAACTGAAGTTGCGGTTATCAGCTTATTTGGTGTCGTGAATAGTCAATCTATCCGAGTCGCGGGAACTCATATGGATGATACGATTCGCCAATCCCTTAAACGCAACTATGGTCTATTAATTGGACTGCAAACAGCTCAAGCGATCAAACACAAATTGGGTTCTGCCCTCATCCATCCACAGTGGGATATAGAAGAGATGGAAGTGGGGGGCCGTAGCTCACAATCTGGCTTACCAAAGCAGCTGAACTTGGAGGGATCACAAGTGCGTGACATGCTGCAAAAGGAATTTGCATTGATTGTTAATACCGTCCAGCAAACTTTAGAAAAGCTGTCACCGGAACTAGTCTCAGATATCTATACCAATGGAATAATGCTATGTGGCGGTGGAGCTTTATTGAGAGGACTTGATCGGTTAATCAGCCAGGAAACAGGAATTTTTGTGCATGTGGCCCCTAAGCCATTGGATTGTGTGGCTTTAGGGATTGGGAAGATTCTCGAAGACCGACAGAGATGGGACAGAGTATTTATTTCGTCAGCTGATTGA
- the rimK gene encoding 30S ribosomal protein S6--L-glutamate ligase, with translation MKIAILSQQKSLYSTRRLLDAGEAKGHEVHVINYLRCYMNITAHKPKVIYQGDSLEGYDAIIPRIGASKTFYGTAVVRQFEVMGVFSANESQAISRSRDKLRCLQILSQKGIGLPVTGFANSSKDIDGLIESVGGAPLVIKLLEGTQGIGVVLTETHQAAKSVIEAFRGLDANILVQEFIKEAGGMDIRCFVVGDRIIAAMKRQGAPGEFRSNIHRGGSATQIKLTPEERSTAIRASKAMGLRVAGVDLLRSNHGPVIMEVNSSPGLEGIETATEIDVAGKVIEFLEKNAGPGKTRDRIKY, from the coding sequence ATGAAAATTGCTATCCTCTCCCAGCAGAAATCCCTCTATTCAACTCGGCGGCTTTTAGACGCGGGTGAAGCGAAGGGGCATGAAGTACATGTCATCAATTATCTGCGATGCTACATGAATATCACAGCTCATAAGCCTAAGGTTATCTATCAAGGAGATTCGCTGGAAGGCTACGATGCGATTATTCCTCGAATTGGGGCTTCTAAAACTTTTTACGGTACGGCTGTAGTCAGACAATTTGAAGTTATGGGGGTTTTCTCGGCCAATGAATCCCAGGCAATCTCGCGATCTAGAGATAAACTTCGCTGTCTGCAAATTTTGTCACAAAAAGGGATTGGTCTACCAGTGACAGGATTTGCCAATTCCTCAAAAGATATTGACGGATTGATTGAAAGTGTCGGTGGGGCTCCATTAGTAATCAAGCTACTAGAAGGTACTCAGGGAATTGGAGTGGTTTTGACAGAGACACATCAAGCGGCAAAGTCTGTCATTGAAGCGTTTCGGGGTCTGGATGCCAATATCTTGGTACAGGAATTTATCAAAGAAGCGGGGGGTATGGACATACGGTGTTTTGTCGTGGGAGATCGGATCATCGCTGCTATGAAACGGCAAGGTGCTCCTGGTGAGTTCCGCTCCAATATCCATCGAGGCGGTAGTGCTACTCAAATCAAGCTAACACCAGAAGAACGAAGCACTGCAATTCGTGCTTCAAAAGCAATGGGTTTGCGGGTTGCTGGGGTTGATTTACTGCGTTCCAATCACGGCCCAGTCATCATGGAAGTTAATTCTTCTCCTGGTTTAGAAGGAATTGAAACGGCAACAGAGATCGATGTTGCAGGTAAGGTCATCGAATTTTTAGAAAAGAATGCGGGACCAGGTAAGACCCGCGATCGCATTAAATATTAA
- a CDS encoding alpha/beta hydrolase: MKRHLQSLLPLGLASATVIGAPLIGTESHAAESIFVRYQDTEVNVTRQELDNFTNTGELPSSLQTLLNTDAELPKVVRTILSDQLTVPKFMKNFIEGSNGEFLLFKLDQVISSTDGRTERGLNSIKTAVLNSIEDDRISFLEIIDKHPQNTIRLDITSLESTYNDVSGLVVKILPALEVAKGVLSDFICDCNTTQASPNGTKAQTVSSHQYHSQKGLEDCDEAVVPTTASAEPTSSDTAQLKEDASAIKPPETSSAPATQPMATSAKVQ; the protein is encoded by the coding sequence ATGAAACGTCATCTTCAGTCTTTACTTCCTTTGGGACTAGCGAGTGCTACTGTAATTGGTGCTCCACTTATTGGAACTGAATCTCATGCGGCTGAGAGTATTTTCGTCCGCTACCAAGATACTGAAGTCAATGTGACACGACAGGAGCTAGATAACTTCACTAACACTGGAGAACTGCCCTCTTCACTGCAAACCCTGCTTAATACAGATGCTGAGCTACCAAAAGTAGTACGCACAATCCTATCGGATCAGCTGACAGTGCCAAAATTTATGAAGAACTTCATTGAAGGTTCTAATGGCGAATTCTTACTATTTAAGCTCGACCAGGTTATTTCTAGCACAGATGGCAGGACTGAGCGAGGTCTGAATTCTATAAAAACAGCGGTGCTTAATTCGATAGAGGATGATCGGATCTCTTTCTTGGAAATTATCGACAAACATCCCCAAAACACCATTCGTCTAGACATAACAAGTCTAGAAAGCACTTACAACGATGTCAGTGGACTTGTGGTGAAAATTCTGCCAGCCTTAGAAGTTGCTAAAGGTGTATTGTCAGACTTTATCTGTGATTGCAATACCACTCAAGCGTCTCCGAATGGGACAAAAGCTCAAACAGTTTCTAGTCATCAGTATCATTCACAGAAAGGACTAGAGGATTGCGATGAAGCAGTAGTTCCTACTACTGCCTCTGCTGAACCAACCTCCTCTGATACAGCCCAGCTAAAAGAAGATGCATCTGCCATCAAGCCGCCAGAAACATCTTCTGCACCAGCAACTCAACCCATGGCTACTTCTGCCAAAGTTCAATAG
- a CDS encoding RNA-guided endonuclease TnpB family protein → MIVLEFKARTSQHQTSAIDEAIRTAQFIRNKCLRFWMDNKGTGKYDLNKFCRVLANDFPFAKQLNSMARQASAERAWSSISRFYENCKQGIKPVGFPRFKKHSRSVEYKTSGWKLLSPKKIKFTDGFNIGELRLIGTYDLASYDESQIKRVRLVRRADGYYVQFCISVDVKIELEPTGNTIGLDVGLESFYTDSNGYKEPPEKFYRSSQKKRHRLQKRLSRTQKSSANRHKAIHRLARHELKVSRQRKERAKRLALCVIQSNDLVVYENLRIRNMVKNHCLAQSIHDAGWYQFRQWLEYFGKKYGKVTVAVEPAYTSQECSDCGVLVKKSLSTRTHVCACGCKLDRDENAAINILRKGIATTGHVGSGLLDSQNASGDEAATVLNSGLMQQVTSLKEESPAIPVGLAG, encoded by the coding sequence ATGATTGTACTAGAGTTTAAAGCAAGAACCAGTCAGCATCAAACAAGTGCGATTGATGAAGCCATCAGGACAGCTCAATTCATTCGTAATAAGTGCTTGCGCTTTTGGATGGATAACAAAGGTACAGGCAAATACGACTTAAACAAGTTTTGTAGAGTTCTTGCTAATGATTTTCCTTTTGCTAAGCAACTCAACTCAATGGCTCGGCAGGCAAGTGCTGAAAGAGCTTGGAGTTCAATCAGTCGCTTCTATGAGAATTGCAAACAGGGTATAAAGCCCGTTGGCTTTCCAAGGTTTAAGAAGCATTCTCGGTCAGTGGAATACAAAACCTCTGGGTGGAAGCTTCTGAGTCCTAAAAAGATTAAATTCACTGACGGTTTTAATATTGGTGAGCTGCGTTTAATCGGGACTTATGACTTAGCAAGCTATGACGAGAGTCAAATCAAGCGAGTCAGGTTAGTTCGTAGAGCAGATGGCTACTATGTGCAATTCTGCATCAGCGTTGATGTCAAAATTGAGCTAGAACCCACCGGCAACACCATTGGCTTAGATGTGGGCTTAGAGTCCTTCTACACCGATAGCAACGGCTACAAAGAACCTCCTGAAAAGTTTTATCGCAGTTCTCAAAAGAAACGTCATCGGTTACAAAAACGATTGAGCAGGACTCAAAAAAGTTCAGCGAATCGGCATAAAGCTATTCATCGCCTAGCCAGACATGAATTAAAAGTCTCACGGCAGCGTAAAGAAAGGGCTAAGAGACTGGCCCTTTGCGTGATCCAATCTAACGATTTGGTTGTTTATGAGAACTTGAGGATTCGCAATATGGTGAAGAACCACTGTCTGGCTCAGTCGATCCATGATGCAGGCTGGTATCAGTTCAGACAGTGGCTGGAGTACTTTGGGAAAAAGTATGGCAAGGTCACCGTGGCTGTGGAACCTGCATACACCTCTCAAGAATGTTCTGATTGTGGTGTACTCGTTAAAAAGTCTTTGTCTACTCGAACTCATGTTTGTGCATGTGGCTGCAAGTTAGACAGGGATGAGAATGCAGCCATCAATATCTTGAGAAAAGGAATCGCTACCACAGGGCATGTGGGAAGCGGGCTACTCGATAGTCAAAACGCTTCTGGAGATGAGGCCGCTACTGTGTTGAACTCAGGTTTAATGCAGCAAGTCACGTCGCTGAAAGAAGAATCTCCTGCTATACCCGTAGGGTTAGCGGGATGA
- a CDS encoding mechanosensitive ion channel produces MLFLIAQTSTPPSPGSALDRFFADTSQRLGDFIPNILAALSILVVGFLVAAIASVLTRNVLTRMQLGQRLAKHVNTPEDSTPPPPIERWIANGVFAIIVIATLVGFLQILNLNQISQPLNRLLDQVLNFLPKLGGAIILLLVAWGIATFAKLITSRGLQALKFDDRLQQQAGLETAHQSNPLSTTIGNVIYWFSFLLFLPAILDTLQLEGMTQPIEKLLNEIFLVFPNILAALLIGGAGWLIAQVIRRVVTNLLVAVGTDQLSQRLGLPQTAQQQSLSQLLGTIVYVLVLIPIGIAALTALKIEAISTPAISALTQVMTTLPQVLTAGLIMAIAYFLGRFISDFVNQFLMGIGFNDLLNWVGVSSESLASPPNQADQPLPAPQLPPVQPSAIAGVIVWVAVMLFAAVAATDLLALQSLTVIVQDLIVLMGRVLSGLAVLIVGVYLANLSYRLVASSGNRQARILGQTARISILALISAMSLQQMGIATNIVNLAFGLLLGAIAVAFALAFGFGSQPVVGELVQDWLKSFRSQN; encoded by the coding sequence ATGTTATTCCTCATTGCTCAAACTTCGACGCCCCCATCACCTGGCTCTGCCCTAGATCGTTTTTTCGCTGATACGAGCCAGCGTTTAGGGGACTTTATCCCTAATATCCTAGCGGCGCTCTCCATCCTAGTGGTTGGATTTCTCGTCGCGGCCATCGCATCTGTCCTTACCCGTAATGTTTTAACGCGGATGCAGCTCGGTCAAAGATTGGCTAAGCACGTCAACACCCCCGAAGATTCCACCCCACCTCCTCCGATTGAGCGATGGATTGCCAACGGTGTATTTGCAATTATTGTGATTGCTACCTTGGTGGGGTTTCTCCAGATTCTCAATCTCAACCAGATCTCTCAACCCCTGAATCGTTTACTGGATCAAGTCCTGAACTTTTTACCCAAATTGGGGGGTGCCATTATCCTATTATTGGTTGCCTGGGGGATTGCTACCTTTGCCAAATTGATCACGAGTAGAGGATTGCAAGCTCTTAAATTTGATGATCGGTTGCAGCAGCAAGCTGGATTAGAAACCGCCCATCAATCTAATCCCCTCAGCACCACTATAGGAAATGTGATCTACTGGTTCAGTTTTCTGCTATTCCTGCCTGCCATCCTAGACACTCTTCAGTTAGAAGGGATGACCCAGCCGATTGAAAAGCTGCTCAATGAAATCTTTCTGGTCTTTCCCAATATCCTTGCAGCTCTTTTGATTGGGGGGGCAGGTTGGCTAATCGCCCAAGTGATTCGTCGTGTCGTCACGAATCTCTTAGTGGCAGTCGGTACCGACCAACTTAGCCAGCGCTTAGGATTACCCCAAACGGCTCAACAGCAATCTTTATCTCAACTGCTCGGCACCATCGTCTATGTGTTAGTGCTGATTCCCATTGGCATTGCAGCTCTAACAGCGCTTAAGATCGAGGCCATTTCAACGCCCGCTATTTCAGCTTTGACTCAGGTGATGACAACCCTGCCACAAGTGCTCACTGCAGGATTGATCATGGCGATTGCCTATTTTCTGGGTCGCTTCATCTCAGATTTTGTCAATCAATTCCTGATGGGAATAGGGTTTAACGACCTCTTAAATTGGGTGGGCGTATCATCAGAATCCCTGGCTTCCCCTCCAAACCAGGCAGATCAGCCCTTACCCGCCCCCCAACTCCCTCCCGTTCAACCTTCAGCCATCGCAGGTGTGATTGTGTGGGTAGCCGTCATGTTATTTGCTGCTGTTGCTGCCACGGACTTGCTAGCCCTGCAAAGTTTAACGGTTATCGTTCAAGATTTGATTGTGCTGATGGGGCGGGTTCTCAGTGGGCTAGCGGTATTGATTGTCGGTGTGTATCTTGCTAACTTATCCTACCGTTTGGTGGCGAGTTCGGGTAATCGACAAGCCAGAATTTTGGGGCAAACCGCTCGTATTTCCATTCTTGCGCTTATTTCAGCAATGTCCTTGCAACAAATGGGAATTGCCACCAATATTGTCAATCTAGCCTTTGGCTTACTTTTGGGTGCGATCGCCGTTGCCTTTGCCCTCGCCTTTGGCTTTGGAAGCCAACCTGTTGTAGGGGAACTGGTGCAAGATTGGCTTAAATCCTTCCGTAGTCAGAATTAA
- a CDS encoding BamA/TamA family outer membrane protein, giving the protein MDNLLRGWSAIIVLTTTGSLLTTRSWANDLEPLPSEAQVPSSIQQQIAQTEIQQDSPQIEQGVTHPYSTQAKDLLSPEKEPVTLSFEPYDHLAQLDPDSVQPNDANPKTQKPFSAYLGSKLPNPTALNGPTRKPIVPASSNLQGNLNLTAGTRLQLGEQEKLVLELRGGESILGGDLSFIYGSDSPRKGFAVNVFNQRAFSSNFNGGNREVDLPNNETPWVHRTGGGIEILRPLSPKIDAAAGVSYQRISVRDGLFSSTAQPIDELGNPLSVSGSGTDDLLTLNVATQYDTRDNFSNPTQGSRLRLGVDQSIPVGDASINMTRLHGSATQFIPFPLFGFSEGPRTLVLNVQGGHIFGDVPPYESFSLGGASTVRGYGLGDVGSGGSFLQATAEYRFPITSLVALKRPIDLSGTLFVDYANTLGTQSAVIGQPGLVRNKPGDGLGYGIGLRASTSALVTRLEFALNDQSDFEVHISIGERF; this is encoded by the coding sequence ATGGATAACCTGTTACGGGGATGGTCAGCCATTATAGTGTTGACTACGACAGGCTCCTTGTTAACCACTCGAAGTTGGGCAAATGACTTGGAACCGCTTCCTAGTGAGGCTCAGGTTCCATCATCCATTCAACAACAGATAGCCCAAACAGAGATACAGCAAGACTCACCTCAGATTGAACAGGGGGTAACTCATCCTTACTCAACACAAGCTAAAGATTTACTATCTCCTGAGAAAGAGCCAGTAACTCTGTCTTTTGAACCCTATGATCATCTAGCCCAGCTCGATCCAGACTCTGTTCAACCAAACGATGCTAATCCAAAGACACAGAAACCATTCTCAGCATATTTAGGATCTAAACTTCCCAATCCAACCGCTCTCAATGGACCTACGAGAAAGCCTATTGTCCCAGCCTCTTCCAACCTACAGGGTAATCTCAACCTAACGGCAGGAACACGGCTTCAGTTGGGTGAACAGGAAAAGTTGGTGCTGGAACTCAGAGGTGGTGAATCTATATTGGGAGGAGATCTCAGTTTTATTTATGGCTCAGATTCTCCTCGTAAAGGATTTGCCGTTAATGTATTCAATCAACGGGCCTTTTCCTCAAACTTCAACGGCGGCAACCGTGAGGTGGATCTCCCAAATAATGAGACCCCTTGGGTACATAGGACAGGAGGAGGAATCGAGATTTTACGGCCCCTCAGTCCCAAAATAGATGCAGCTGCTGGGGTCAGTTATCAACGAATTTCTGTCCGAGATGGACTTTTCTCATCTACAGCTCAGCCAATTGATGAGTTGGGTAATCCTCTGAGTGTGAGTGGCTCAGGGACGGATGACCTTCTCACACTGAATGTTGCGACTCAATATGACACTCGGGACAACTTCAGCAATCCCACTCAAGGCTCTCGGCTGCGATTGGGGGTAGACCAATCTATCCCCGTTGGAGATGCCAGCATTAACATGACCCGGTTGCACGGAAGCGCGACTCAGTTTATTCCTTTTCCTCTATTTGGGTTTAGTGAAGGTCCCCGCACCCTCGTATTGAATGTCCAAGGTGGTCATATATTTGGAGATGTCCCTCCCTATGAATCCTTTAGTTTAGGTGGAGCAAGTACCGTTCGAGGCTATGGCCTCGGTGATGTTGGGTCTGGCGGTAGCTTTCTCCAGGCAACGGCGGAGTATCGATTCCCGATTACTTCTCTTGTAGCTCTGAAACGTCCCATTGATCTATCAGGAACCTTATTTGTCGATTATGCCAACACCCTTGGTACTCAAAGTGCTGTCATCGGTCAACCGGGTTTGGTCCGCAATAAACCCGGTGATGGTCTCGGATATGGCATCGGCTTAAGGGCCAGCACATCAGCATTAGTGACTCGTTTAGAATTTGCGCTAAATGATCAATCTGATTTTGAAGTTCATATTTCCATTGGTGAACGGTTTTAA
- a CDS encoding ATP-dependent zinc protease, translated as MTASSSQVILPIIGWREWVSFPELGIPQVKAKIDTGARSSALHAFEIERFQQNGKSMLRFKIHPIQKDETTIVTVIAELLEVRQVRDSGGHTELRPVILTEVALSNYSWKVEVTLTDRSSMGFRMLLGRQAVRQRFVIDVGQSYIQNSAPEN; from the coding sequence ATGACTGCTTCTTCGTCTCAAGTGATATTACCTATCATTGGCTGGCGCGAATGGGTATCGTTTCCAGAACTAGGAATTCCACAAGTCAAAGCCAAAATCGATACGGGGGCTCGTTCATCCGCTTTACATGCATTTGAAATAGAGCGATTTCAACAGAACGGTAAATCAATGCTACGGTTCAAAATTCATCCTATTCAAAAAGATGAAACCACAATTGTTACAGTTATTGCTGAGCTGTTAGAAGTAAGACAAGTCCGTGATTCCGGAGGGCATACTGAATTGCGTCCAGTCATTCTCACGGAAGTCGCTCTCTCCAATTACTCCTGGAAAGTAGAGGTCACCCTGACTGATCGCAGCTCTATGGGGTTTCGGATGTTGTTGGGGCGGCAGGCTGTTCGTCAGCGTTTTGTCATTGATGTGGGGCAGTCCTATATCCAAAATTCAGCCCCTGAAAATTGA
- a CDS encoding pentapeptide repeat-containing protein, with product MGTRNQSHPKDNDDAMACDLKPRHLDHTQDMDLSGVDFRGADLRGVSFAGKRLIKTLFCQADLRGVDLSEANLTEANLTGAQMEKADLNNAHLTGANLTDAILTQANLIEAQLHNAILIRTSLVSVALDRADLTGANLREANLQKAVLNGANLANAILYRAKLHYTHLVDVTLTGTDLSEAQLIHTDIAGSDLNLAILDGAELKDLMPMEK from the coding sequence ATGGGTACGCGGAACCAATCGCATCCAAAAGATAACGATGATGCAATGGCTTGTGATTTAAAACCTCGACACCTTGACCATACTCAGGATATGGACTTGAGCGGTGTGGATTTTAGAGGCGCTGATTTACGAGGTGTCAGTTTTGCTGGCAAGCGACTTATCAAAACCCTATTTTGTCAGGCCGATTTACGAGGAGTGGACCTGAGCGAGGCTAATCTGACTGAGGCCAATCTAACGGGTGCTCAGATGGAGAAAGCTGACCTTAATAATGCCCATCTCACTGGGGCTAATTTGACTGATGCCATCTTAACCCAAGCGAATCTCATTGAGGCTCAGCTTCATAATGCCATCTTAATCAGGACTAGTTTGGTTTCTGTCGCGTTAGATCGGGCAGACTTAACGGGAGCAAATCTTAGAGAAGCGAATTTGCAAAAGGCGGTCTTGAATGGTGCAAACTTAGCAAATGCCATTCTATATAGAGCCAAACTTCACTACACCCATTTAGTCGATGTAACGCTGACAGGAACAGACTTGAGTGAGGCACAACTGATCCATACGGATATTGCGGGCAGTGATCTAAATTTAGCAATTTTGGATGGGGCTGAACTTAAAGATCTCATGCCCATGGAGAAATAA